Below is a genomic region from Pseudomonas svalbardensis.
TCCAGGGCCTTCCAGGTCTTCCAGAAGCCGAACATCAGGCGTCAGCCTTCTTCAGGAAGGCCTTGAAACGCACCAGTTCGGTCAGGCGGTAGCCGCGATAACGCCCCATCGCCAGCATGAAGCCCACCAGGATCAACAGGATCGCCGGGAAGGTGAACACGAAGTAAACCAGTTCCGGAACGCTCATGATCAGGTGCGACAGCGACGCGGCGAACAGCGTACCGATCGCCACTTTCATGGCGTGGCCGGAGCCGCGTTCTTCCCAGGTAATCGACAGGCGTTCGATGGTCATGGTCAGAATCACCATCGGGAACAGCGCCACCGACAACCCGCGTTCCAGGCCGAGTTTATGGCTGAGCAGGCTGATCGCCGCGATCAGCACCACCACGAAAGTCAGCACCACCGACAGCCTCGGCAGCATTTGCAGCTTCAAGTGTTCAAGGTAGGAGCGCAGCGACAGGCCCAGCGCCGTGATGATGGTAAACAGCACGATACCGAAGCCGAGCTGGGTTTCCCTGAAGGCGAGGGCGATCAGCACGGGAGTAAAGGTGCCGAGGGTTTGAATGCCGATCAGGTTGCGCAGGATCAAAATCACCAGCACACCGATCGGGATCATCACCATGATCATGAACGTCTGCTGGGTTTGCAGCGGCAAACCGTACAGCGAGTATTCGAGAAAGTTGGCGTCGGTGTTTTCGTCGGTCAGCTTGGCCAGGCGGATCGCATTCATCTCGCTGTTGTTCAGGCTGAAGGTAACGTTGGCTTTCTTGCCACCATCGACAGTGATCAGGTTTTCGTCACCGGTCCACCACAGCAGGCGGTCGGTCGGCAGGCCCTGTTCACCGGTTTCCGGGTTGAAATACAGCCAGTCGGTGCCGTTGAAACTGCGCAGCCAGAGTTCCGGCATTTGCGGCTGGTCGGCCACCAGACGAATGGTGTGGACCTTTTCCACCGGCACGTGGGCGATGGACAGCACCAGCTCGACGATTTTCGCCTTGTGGCCCGCGGATGGATCGCCGCCCAGCAGCAGTTTAACGTTGTCGTCGTTGAGGTTATTAACCCGCTTGATGGCTTCGCCGATGAAGGTTTCGACGTCGGCCGAGTGTTGGCGAATCGGTGCGAGCAGGGCTTCGGCGGCGACTTTTTCCGCGCCTTCGACGGCGATGCTGTCGCGGAAGGTCGGGCCTTTGATCTTGGATTTTTCACCGGTGTAGCGCTTGGTCAGCACCAGGCGGTAATAAAGCGTTTGATTCCCCTTGGCCCGACGTGCCGACCAGGTGACTTTGCGGTTGCCGTCGGCACGGTTCACGGCCACGCCGTAGTTATTGGAAATGAAGCTCTCGTTGAGGCTGACGTAATCGCGGCTCAGCGGCGGCACGAACATCTGGATCTTGACCGGGTCCTTGGTACTGGCGACGAACTCGACTTTGGCGTCGATGTTCCACAAGTCGTCGGTGGCGTCTTCGGTCACGGGGATGCCGAGCACGAAGATCTGATAGGCCGTGACTGAAATACCCAGCACCACCAGGATGGCGATCAGGAATTTCAGGTGAAGGGTAAGAGAGCGCATTGGAATTACTCTGCGGTATGAGCGTCGGTGGCGCAGGCGGGTTTGCCAGCAGCGTATTTAAGACTGGGGTCGACCAGCGCATCGAAGCGTTTCAGTGCTTCGGAGCCGATCAGGAGCGGGTATTGGAAAGCGCTGCGGTCGGTCAAGTTCACTTCGATGCTGCGTAAAGCCGAACCCATGCAGATATTCAGCTCGATCACCGGACGGGCGGTGTACTTCTTGCCTTCTTCCGGGTCGTAGTCGCCGGCCCTGCGCTTGATCTTGCTGACGCGGGCCAGTGGCCGTTCGATCGGGTGCGAGTGCGCAGCGTCGATCGCCAGATAGAAGCGCACCCAGGATTCG
It encodes:
- the rloB gene encoding osmotic stress tolerance membrane protein RloB, with translation MRSLTLHLKFLIAILVVLGISVTAYQIFVLGIPVTEDATDDLWNIDAKVEFVASTKDPVKIQMFVPPLSRDYVSLNESFISNNYGVAVNRADGNRKVTWSARRAKGNQTLYYRLVLTKRYTGEKSKIKGPTFRDSIAVEGAEKVAAEALLAPIRQHSADVETFIGEAIKRVNNLNDDNVKLLLGGDPSAGHKAKIVELVLSIAHVPVEKVHTIRLVADQPQMPELWLRSFNGTDWLYFNPETGEQGLPTDRLLWWTGDENLITVDGGKKANVTFSLNNSEMNAIRLAKLTDENTDANFLEYSLYGLPLQTQQTFMIMVMIPIGVLVILILRNLIGIQTLGTFTPVLIALAFRETQLGFGIVLFTIITALGLSLRSYLEHLKLQMLPRLSVVLTFVVVLIAAISLLSHKLGLERGLSVALFPMVILTMTIERLSITWEERGSGHAMKVAIGTLFAASLSHLIMSVPELVYFVFTFPAILLILVGFMLAMGRYRGYRLTELVRFKAFLKKADA
- the rloA gene encoding retropepsin-like aspartic peptidase RloA encodes the protein MRLKPFPTFLYLLCLPGFAAAGEKTVYGLNEYASLDGIDLEVAAKLDTGAKTASLSARDIKRFKRNGESWVRFYLAIDAAHSHPIERPLARVSKIKRRAGDYDPEEGKKYTARPVIELNICMGSALRSIEVNLTDRSAFQYPLLIGSEALKRFDALVDPSLKYAAGKPACATDAHTAE